A window of Roseiflexus castenholzii DSM 13941 genomic DNA:
TGACGCGGATTCTGAGTCACTCCTGCGTTCCTCCTGTGCCCATGGGATGGACCGGCAGGTCCAACCCTTGCAACACTTTGAGCGTATCCGACAGATCACCAATGATGCGTCGAACCGGCGGCGGCAATTCCTTGATCAGCGTCGGCGTCGCCAGAATCCGTTCCTGTTCCGCCAGGTGCGGCTGCTCCAGCACATCGATCACGAACAACTGATACTGACTGCCCAGGTTCTGCTCACAGATGCGTCGCAGGTTCTGGATCGCCCGCTCCGTGCGCGGCGTCTGTCCGGTGACATAGAGCTTGAGAACGAACTTGCTCGTCATCGGTTCCCTTTCCCCTTCGAACGGTCTGGTCTCTGTGTCGTCCGCCGCCAATGTGAGTCGTATGATAGATCAATCAATGCGCGCCGCCAAGTGCATAGTTGCGATAGTATGAGACCAGGTATCCCATCAATTCAAGCACGAGCAGCCTGCCTTCTTCGACATACGCTTGCGTGCGGATCACACTGGCATTCCGCACACGCTGACGGATCGCCTGCGTATGCACATCGACGACGTCACGCGGACCAGCGCGGAGGAAGCCAAGCTGATAGGCGATCTCACGGAGCGGGTCGGACGTATTGATGTCGATTTTATACGCGCGCTGTTCCAACCGTTGATCGAGAATCTGACCATACTGTGCAACCAGTTCTGCGAACAGGTCCGGTTGCGCTTCGCGGAGAGGCGTGGCGCTGTACAACTGCGCCGTCACCGAGGTGCGCGCATCGTGCGACAGTCGCTCGATGGCTGCGATCTCACTGGCGCTGCGCGCCAGTTGTTCCTGCTGGCGGGCGCGCTGAAGTTCGCGCAACAAACGCTGGCGTTCGACCGCGTAACGCACCGAGCGCGCCAGCAACTCCTGGACGCAACTTCCCTTTTGCAGATAATCCTGCGCACCGGCATTGACCGCCTGCACCCCCAGCATCTCATCGCTGAGCATGGTCAGCACCACCACCGGCATATCCGGCGCCTGCTCCAGCACGCGCTTCACCGTATCCAACCCGCCGCTGTCCGGCAGTGACAGATCGAGCAGCACAGCGTCGAACGAACGTTGCTGAAGCAGTTCGAGCGC
This region includes:
- a CDS encoding response regulator, whose amino-acid sequence is MHSETGAPLEVLLVEDNPGDARLAAEALAATSIGTFVLTHVERLAEALELLQQRSFDAVLLDLSLPDSGGLDTVKRVLEQAPDMPVVVLTMLSDEMLGVQAVNAGAQDYLQKGSCVQELLARSVRYAVERQRLLRELQRARQQEQLARSASEIAAIERLSHDARTSVTAQLYSATPLREAQPDLFAELVAQYGQILDQRLEQRAYKIDINTSDPLREIAYQLGFLRAGPRDVVDVHTQAIRQRVRNASVIRTQAYVEEGRLLVLELMGYLVSYYRNYALGGAH
- the kaiB gene encoding circadian clock protein KaiB, producing the protein MTSKFVLKLYVTGQTPRTERAIQNLRRICEQNLGSQYQLFVIDVLEQPHLAEQERILATPTLIKELPPPVRRIIGDLSDTLKVLQGLDLPVHPMGTGGTQE